A window of the Deinococcus sp. KSM4-11 genome harbors these coding sequences:
- a CDS encoding SulP family inorganic anion transporter, protein MSAPAQSASASVLGGLNPLPTWRAEFQGYTRARFLQDLLAGVTVGIVALPLALAFGVTSGAGAAAGLITAIVAGLVASAFGGSRFQISGPTGAMTVVLLPVIARYGLSQVLVIGMMAGALLILASLLRLGRAVHLIPWPVITGFTNGIAIIIALQQLPAALGLRAPRCEGILPASFEVLHTYLDAPSITPLVLTTVTAAIMLLWPRVTTRVPGGIVALLIVTGVSLQLHLDVPRIGVIPAGLPLPHLPAFDLATLPALFSAAMAVAILAGLESLLSAVVADGMTRGVRHNPDRELLGQGLANLVAPLFGGIPATGAIARTAVGVRSGAQTRVAGMIHALFLLLVVLLLGRAAALVPLSVLAGILLVTALRMFETHTWQALRRSTRSDFATMLATLTVTVAFDLILAIEVGLALAGVLFIQRMIRSVSLEAMDVAENAPVDADVALLQARVLAYRVEGPLFFGVAGRFLENLTANQEVDVVILRLRRVHHLDASGAQALEGIHRELRSHGITLLLSGLQDQPLALLTRMGLLDALTTNRHHLFDATPQAIEHAWSHVRRLHKASA, encoded by the coding sequence ATGAGCGCCCCAGCCCAGTCCGCGTCGGCCAGCGTCCTGGGCGGACTCAACCCTCTGCCCACCTGGCGCGCCGAATTCCAGGGGTATACCCGCGCCCGCTTTCTGCAGGATCTGCTGGCCGGCGTCACCGTCGGCATCGTCGCCCTGCCCCTCGCGCTGGCCTTCGGTGTCACCAGCGGCGCAGGCGCCGCCGCTGGCCTCATCACCGCCATCGTCGCGGGGCTCGTCGCCAGCGCCTTCGGGGGGAGCCGCTTCCAGATCAGTGGGCCCACAGGCGCGATGACTGTCGTCCTTCTTCCTGTCATCGCCAGGTACGGACTCTCCCAGGTTCTCGTGATTGGCATGATGGCAGGCGCCCTCCTGATCCTCGCCAGCCTGCTTCGCCTGGGCCGCGCCGTCCACCTGATTCCCTGGCCGGTCATCACCGGGTTCACCAACGGCATCGCCATCATCATCGCCCTCCAGCAACTCCCGGCGGCGCTTGGGCTTCGCGCCCCGCGATGTGAGGGCATCCTGCCCGCGTCCTTCGAGGTGCTCCACACGTACCTTGATGCTCCGTCCATCACTCCCCTCGTCCTGACCACGGTGACCGCCGCCATCATGCTGCTGTGGCCCCGCGTCACCACCCGCGTCCCAGGCGGCATCGTCGCGCTGCTGATTGTGACCGGAGTCAGCCTGCAGCTCCACCTTGACGTGCCGCGCATCGGGGTCATTCCTGCGGGCCTGCCCCTGCCGCACCTTCCCGCGTTCGACCTCGCCACCCTCCCGGCGCTGTTCAGCGCAGCTATGGCGGTCGCCATCCTGGCCGGCCTCGAGAGCCTGCTCTCAGCAGTCGTGGCCGACGGGATGACCCGGGGCGTCCGGCACAACCCGGATCGGGAACTGCTCGGCCAGGGCCTGGCGAACCTCGTCGCCCCCCTGTTCGGCGGCATCCCCGCCACGGGGGCGATCGCCCGCACGGCCGTCGGAGTCCGCAGTGGAGCGCAGACCCGCGTCGCCGGCATGATCCACGCCCTGTTCTTGCTGCTGGTGGTACTGCTGCTCGGCCGCGCGGCTGCCCTGGTGCCCCTGAGCGTCCTGGCCGGCATTCTGCTGGTCACCGCCCTGCGCATGTTTGAGACGCACACGTGGCAGGCCTTACGCCGCTCTACGCGCAGCGACTTTGCCACCATGCTCGCCACCCTGACCGTCACGGTCGCCTTCGACCTGATCCTCGCCATCGAAGTCGGTCTGGCCCTGGCAGGCGTGCTGTTCATCCAGCGAATGATCCGCAGCGTGAGCCTGGAAGCGATGGATGTCGCGGAGAATGCTCCTGTTGACGCCGACGTAGCGCTGCTGCAGGCGCGCGTGCTCGCTTACCGCGTGGAAGGCCCCCTGTTCTTCGGGGTGGCGGGCCGCTTCCTCGAGAACCTGACCGCGAACCAGGAGGTCGACGTCGTGATACTTCGACTGCGCCGCGTGCATCACCTCGATGCGAGTGGCGCCCAGGCCCTGGAAGGCATTCACCGGGAACTCCGGTCACACGGCATCACACTGCTGCTCAGCGGCCTGCAGGATCAGCCGTTGGCCCTGCTGACCCGGATGGGCCTGCTGGACGCCCTCACGACGAATCGTCACCACCTGTTCGACGCGACCCCACAGGCCATCGAGCACGCCTGGTCGCACGTGCGCCGACTCCACAAGGCCAGCGCGTGA
- a CDS encoding metalloregulator ArsR/SmtB family transcription factor, which produces MEQSLHRYKASLFKSLAHPLRLAILDALRDGEKTVTQLQELTGGEQATISQHLTILRTHHFITFRKEGTLAYYRNEDPEVYVFLDLGRQLYERQLNRYRREIDAQVIRR; this is translated from the coding sequence ATGGAACAGAGCCTGCACCGCTACAAGGCCAGCCTCTTCAAGAGCCTCGCCCATCCCCTGCGCCTCGCCATCCTCGATGCCCTCAGAGACGGCGAGAAAACCGTCACCCAGCTCCAGGAACTCACCGGCGGCGAGCAGGCCACCATCAGCCAGCACCTCACCATCCTGCGCACCCACCACTTCATCACCTTCCGCAAGGAGGGCACGCTGGCCTACTACCGCAACGAAGACCCTGAGGTCTACGTCTTCCTCGACCTCGGCCGCCAGTTGTACGAGCGCCAGCTCAACCGGTACCGGCGCGAGATCGACGCTCAGGTCATACGCCGATGA
- a CDS encoding HD-GYP domain-containing protein — MTSVLRRAPARSQGDPTQAIIGLTQMALSATDLTAGVTPTLEYLIQNTAAVGSAFFQVSGAALSYHVRAATGEMPDSPQMQAIAAHGLPADTPLMRALEGSAHALFFDDTAAAPETAGFPDMGVASLAAAPVHDARGRLLGAFLMHTFVPHAWERPESECFTLVATTVAALAGRLSAEEAALAAREEALRALGLALEARDGETQGHTDRVAQLALAVGRHLGWSETRLRSLRWGAYLHDIGKIAIPDAVLLKPGTFTPEERAVMETHVVSGLTFAQALTFLPPDALAIITDHHERWDGRGYPNGKAGERISEGGRLFALCDVFDALTSARPYKSAWSREQALAELQAQAGHQFDPALVAAFVTVVDGMY, encoded by the coding sequence ATGACCTCAGTTCTCCGCAGGGCACCTGCCAGGTCGCAGGGGGATCCGACCCAGGCCATCATTGGACTGACCCAGATGGCACTGTCGGCCACGGACCTCACCGCTGGGGTCACGCCAACCCTGGAATATCTGATTCAGAACACGGCCGCGGTCGGCTCCGCCTTTTTTCAGGTGAGCGGCGCCGCCCTGTCCTACCACGTGCGGGCCGCCACCGGGGAGATGCCGGACTCGCCCCAGATGCAGGCCATCGCCGCGCACGGCCTGCCCGCCGACACGCCCCTGATGCGCGCCCTTGAAGGCAGCGCGCATGCCCTGTTCTTCGACGACACCGCCGCTGCGCCCGAGACGGCCGGCTTTCCTGACATGGGCGTCGCCAGCCTGGCCGCCGCCCCGGTGCACGACGCGAGGGGCCGCCTGCTCGGGGCGTTCTTGATGCACACGTTTGTGCCCCATGCGTGGGAGCGACCGGAGTCCGAATGCTTCACCCTGGTGGCCACCACCGTGGCCGCGCTGGCCGGACGCCTGAGCGCCGAGGAGGCCGCCCTGGCCGCCCGTGAAGAGGCGCTGCGCGCCCTGGGCCTGGCCCTGGAGGCGCGGGACGGGGAGACACAGGGCCACACCGACCGCGTGGCCCAGCTCGCCCTGGCCGTGGGCCGGCATCTGGGCTGGAGCGAGACGCGACTGCGCTCCCTGCGCTGGGGAGCGTATCTGCATGACATCGGCAAGATCGCCATTCCGGACGCCGTGCTGCTCAAGCCGGGCACATTCACGCCTGAGGAGCGCGCCGTGATGGAGACGCATGTGGTGTCTGGCCTGACCTTCGCGCAGGCCCTCACGTTTCTGCCGCCCGACGCGCTGGCCATCATCACGGATCACCATGAGCGGTGGGACGGCCGCGGCTACCCGAACGGGAAGGCCGGCGAGAGGATCAGTGAAGGGGGCCGGCTGTTTGCGCTGTGCGACGTGTTCGATGCCCTGACGAGCGCCCGGCCGTACAAGTCGGCGTGGTCGCGGGAGCAGGCCCTGGCGGAGTTGCAGGCCCAGGCAGGTCATCAATTCGACCCGGCGCTCGTGGCGGCATTCGTGACGGTGGTCGACGGAATGTATTGA
- a CDS encoding diguanylate cyclase, with protein MLNIQGAVMLGTGQPAAALAYLEQQLQVAQVVGDLEMEGLAHNDIGVLLVWDDAGRAAERYQMAYDVFRAAGSGHEANLGLSAFNLSVAYREQGDRLRSDALLAHAEELVRGAEAWPYWVGIVNQRALRLAEQGQTEAALALFLDAAHDHPDLPVESVRFLRFFQAKVLVLAGDPAAALAILDELHVWFLTRRDMLDDVLDVRAQAEAALGDMTRAYSTMRALLDTVRARYRQEQEVQLKALETVQRTAETQRAAQQLRDQAVALRALHNELQHLSLTDELTGLHNRRHFLQWSQQRLAERLPLALAFVDVDHFKAVNDQAGHEAGDRVMRVVADLLRVLIEPGTLVARLGGDEFVVARIADTPHDLAAHLQVIRQQCSGVAWSAWLPGIAVTLSIGVVMAHTDVATSLRLADEAMYLAKQGGRNQVVTVTSGVQ; from the coding sequence ATGTTGAATATCCAGGGGGCCGTCATGCTGGGTACGGGGCAGCCTGCGGCCGCGCTGGCGTACCTCGAGCAGCAGCTTCAGGTGGCCCAGGTGGTGGGCGACCTTGAGATGGAGGGGCTGGCACACAACGATATCGGGGTGCTGCTGGTCTGGGACGACGCCGGGCGCGCCGCAGAACGGTATCAGATGGCGTATGACGTCTTCCGGGCGGCGGGATCCGGGCACGAAGCCAACCTCGGACTGAGCGCCTTCAACCTCAGCGTGGCATACCGCGAGCAGGGCGATCGTCTGCGCAGCGACGCGCTGCTTGCTCACGCCGAGGAACTGGTGCGTGGCGCAGAGGCCTGGCCGTACTGGGTTGGCATCGTCAATCAGCGGGCGCTGCGCCTGGCAGAACAGGGGCAGACAGAAGCGGCCCTGGCCCTCTTCCTGGACGCGGCGCATGATCATCCTGACCTGCCGGTGGAAAGCGTCCGCTTCCTGAGGTTTTTTCAGGCCAAGGTGCTGGTGCTCGCGGGTGATCCGGCAGCAGCCCTGGCGATCCTGGACGAGTTGCATGTCTGGTTCCTCACCCGGCGCGACATGCTGGACGATGTTCTGGACGTCCGGGCTCAGGCGGAGGCGGCCCTGGGTGACATGACCCGCGCCTATTCCACCATGCGTGCACTCCTGGACACCGTCCGTGCCCGGTACCGGCAGGAGCAGGAGGTTCAGCTCAAGGCCCTGGAAACCGTCCAGCGGACGGCGGAAACGCAACGGGCCGCGCAGCAGCTGCGGGATCAGGCGGTGGCGCTGAGGGCGTTACACAACGAACTGCAGCACCTCAGCCTGACCGACGAGTTGACGGGCCTGCACAACCGTCGGCACTTTCTGCAGTGGAGTCAGCAGCGCCTGGCTGAACGTCTGCCCCTGGCCCTGGCCTTCGTGGATGTCGATCACTTCAAGGCGGTCAATGATCAAGCAGGGCACGAGGCCGGCGACCGGGTCATGCGTGTGGTGGCAGATCTGCTGCGCGTGCTGATCGAGCCTGGAACGCTGGTGGCCCGCCTGGGTGGGGATGAATTCGTGGTGGCCCGGATCGCGGATACTCCCCATGATCTGGCCGCACATCTGCAGGTGATCCGGCAGCAGTGCAGTGGGGTGGCATGGTCCGCGTGGTTGCCTGGGATCGCCGTGACCCTGAGCATCGGGGTGGTGATGGCCCACACCGATGTGGCCACCTCCTTGCGCCTGGCCGATGAGGCGATGTATCTGGCCAAGCAGGGAGGCCGCAACCAGGTGGTGACCGTCACGTCAGGTGTCCAGTGA
- a CDS encoding IS6 family transposase produces MSGQKLPGYRFPLAIIGYAVWMYHRFTLSYRDLEELLLERGIAVTHESIRTWCIKFSDLFAQGVRHREPRRGSRWHLDEMHVEVGGVRHWLWRAVDEHGAGLDVFLQEHRDTEAAQSFLQRLLGEYNVPEILHTDKLWSYGAALRELPVLHSVEHVQVISTARCNNLIEQSHRPTRRQERQQRGFRSRKRAQGFLDLHARITNLHHPARSPVPARHRRHQQHTAFKSWRDVVEQVA; encoded by the coding sequence CTGAGCGGTCAGAAGCTCCCCGGCTACCGGTTTCCTCTCGCGATCATTGGCTACGCCGTCTGGATGTACCACCGCTTCACCCTCAGCTACCGAGACCTTGAAGAACTGCTCCTCGAACGGGGCATCGCTGTCACCCACGAGTCCATCCGTACCTGGTGCATCAAGTTCAGCGACCTGTTCGCCCAAGGTGTACGCCACCGCGAACCCCGACGGGGTTCGCGGTGGCACCTTGACGAGATGCACGTAGAGGTCGGTGGGGTACGGCACTGGTTGTGGCGCGCTGTGGATGAGCACGGTGCCGGGTTGGACGTCTTCTTGCAAGAACACCGGGATACCGAGGCCGCTCAATCCTTTCTCCAGCGACTGCTGGGCGAATACAACGTGCCCGAGATCCTTCACACCGATAAGCTCTGGAGTTACGGCGCTGCCCTACGGGAACTTCCCGTGCTCCACAGCGTGGAGCACGTCCAGGTGATCTCCACGGCGCGCTGCAACAATCTGATTGAACAGTCTCATCGGCCGACCCGGCGGCAGGAACGTCAGCAGCGAGGCTTCCGTTCACGAAAACGCGCTCAGGGCTTCCTGGACCTGCACGCCCGGATCACGAACCTCCACCACCCCGCTCGCTCTCCCGTCCCCGCTCGCCATCGCCGTCACCAGCAACACACTGCGTTCAAGTCGTGGCGGGACGTGGTAGAGCAGGTGGCCTGA
- a CDS encoding IS6 family transposase gives MTDPLLPPLRDAPIQHVALAVPPLPFGLPRCSELLHQRGTLFSHETLREWCLKFSPLFADNLDQQKPRRGFRWLMDEGYTTVNSVRHWLWRANDEPDFVLDSLLRRHGDAATTFLTRLPFRSHSNKSALKLRRCPAGTSGA, from the coding sequence GTGACCGACCCTTTACTGCCACCGCTTCGCGATGCCCCCATCCAGCACGTCGCCCTGGCTGTACCACCGCTTCCCTTTGGGTTGCCGAGATGTTCAGAACTGCTGCACCAGCGCGGAACCCTATTCAGTCACGAGACGCTGCGCGAATGGTGCCTCAAGTTCAGCCCGCTGTTCGCGGACAATCTGGACCAGCAGAAACCACGACGGGGGTTCCGTTGGCTGATGGACGAGGGCTATACGACGGTCAATAGCGTTCGACACTGGCTGTGGCGAGCGAACGACGAGCCCGATTTCGTGCTCGATAGCCTGCTTCGACGCCACGGCGACGCTGCAACGACGTTCCTAACCCGGCTCCCTTTCAGAAGTCATTCAAACAAATCAGCACTGAAGTTACGGCGCTGCCCTGCGGGAACGTCCGGTGCTTGA
- a CDS encoding HD domain-containing phosphohydrolase, giving the protein MVTVSAACERILGYAPAELIGRSFLEFVHPDDRITTSDEGTRIASKGRAGQIGMTVVHNRYIHKEGHEVWIEWNAVAVPNDAVLYCVARDITERRAAQEDQAFLAAIVHASHDAILGVTLDGFIRSWNAGAEELYGYRAEEAVGQLMNLIVPAELGAEEEVMLRRIGKGERVPPFESVRKAKDGHLIPVFITASPILAPDGRVVGASKIAQDISARQAAARQIEALNDGLERQLIHVSNMRKIDQTIASGGDLTATLGLILENILKQLSADAATALILNPYTLTLEYAATRGLHATALHGSAVKLDQGPAGQVALSRHPLTVPDLRTVLLAPDWHDLLRREGVTSYYAAPLIARGQVLGVIEVLHQRTFVPSSQWLETIEALIGQAAIAVENALLFQELEHRNMELRLAYDETIEGWARALDLRDKETEGHSRRVTELTVELCQHLGLPPEQIVQVRRGALLHDIGKMGIRDAILLKPGKLDDDEWAQMKRHPSFAVELLSPITFLQPALDIPRHHHEKWDGSGYPHGLKDTAIPLTARAFAVVDVYDALTSDRPYRPAWTREQAIQHILNSAGTHFDPQVVQVFIAMLEQT; this is encoded by the coding sequence GTGGTCACCGTCAGCGCCGCCTGCGAGCGCATCCTGGGCTATGCGCCCGCGGAACTGATCGGCCGCTCCTTTCTTGAGTTCGTGCATCCCGATGACCGGATCACGACCTCCGACGAAGGCACCCGCATCGCCAGCAAGGGCCGGGCCGGCCAGATCGGCATGACCGTGGTTCACAACCGCTACATCCACAAAGAAGGGCACGAGGTCTGGATCGAGTGGAACGCGGTCGCGGTTCCCAACGACGCTGTGCTGTACTGCGTGGCCCGAGACATCACCGAGCGCCGCGCTGCACAGGAAGACCAGGCGTTCCTGGCTGCTATCGTCCATGCCAGCCATGACGCCATCCTTGGCGTCACGCTGGACGGCTTCATCCGCTCATGGAACGCCGGAGCGGAAGAGTTGTATGGCTACCGCGCCGAGGAAGCTGTCGGCCAGTTGATGAACTTGATCGTCCCAGCGGAGCTCGGTGCTGAGGAGGAGGTGATGCTGCGGCGTATCGGGAAGGGTGAGCGCGTCCCGCCATTCGAGTCAGTGCGAAAGGCCAAAGACGGCCACCTGATCCCAGTCTTCATCACGGCCTCTCCGATTCTGGCCCCCGATGGTCGCGTGGTGGGGGCGTCCAAGATTGCGCAGGACATCAGCGCGCGCCAGGCAGCCGCGCGGCAAATCGAGGCCCTCAACGATGGCCTCGAACGACAGCTCATCCATGTTTCCAACATGCGCAAGATCGACCAGACCATCGCTTCGGGCGGTGATCTCACTGCCACCCTGGGGTTGATCCTCGAGAACATCCTCAAGCAGCTGAGCGCCGACGCTGCCACAGCCCTGATCCTCAACCCATATACCTTGACTCTGGAATATGCCGCCACCCGCGGCCTGCATGCCACCGCGCTGCATGGTTCGGCCGTCAAGCTCGACCAGGGTCCAGCTGGCCAGGTTGCCCTGAGCCGGCACCCCCTGACCGTGCCGGATCTCCGCACGGTGCTGCTTGCGCCAGACTGGCACGACCTGCTCAGGCGCGAGGGCGTGACGTCGTACTACGCCGCTCCGCTCATCGCCCGTGGGCAGGTACTGGGCGTCATTGAAGTGCTGCACCAGCGCACCTTCGTGCCCTCGTCGCAGTGGCTGGAGACCATCGAGGCCCTGATTGGGCAGGCGGCCATCGCCGTCGAGAACGCCCTGCTCTTTCAAGAACTCGAACACCGCAACATGGAACTGCGTCTGGCCTACGACGAGACAATCGAGGGCTGGGCTCGGGCCCTCGATCTCCGGGACAAGGAGACCGAGGGCCATTCCAGACGCGTGACCGAGCTGACTGTGGAGCTCTGTCAGCATCTGGGCCTGCCTCCCGAACAGATCGTCCAGGTGCGCCGCGGGGCACTGCTCCACGACATCGGCAAGATGGGGATCCGCGACGCGATCCTGCTCAAACCTGGCAAGCTTGACGACGACGAATGGGCACAGATGAAACGGCATCCCAGCTTCGCTGTAGAGCTGCTCTCACCCATCACGTTCCTACAGCCCGCCCTGGACATCCCGCGGCACCACCACGAGAAGTGGGATGGCAGCGGCTACCCACACGGCCTGAAGGACACTGCCATTCCCCTGACAGCCAGAGCCTTCGCCGTAGTGGACGTCTACGACGCCTTGACCAGTGACCGGCCCTATCGGCCGGCCTGGACCCGAGAGCAAGCCATACAGCACATACTGAACAGTGCCGGTACCCATTTCGATCCTCAGGTCGTCCAGGTCTTCATTGCCATGCTTGAACAGACCTGA
- a CDS encoding PAS domain-containing protein — protein MTTSPISPGDPQLLHQAIAACTVGVILTNAQHVDHPIVYVNPAFERLSGYAAAEVLHRNCRFLQGQDRDQPHLEEIRQAMAEERSVTVTLRNYRKDGTLFYNELTVSPVHDAAGTLTHYLGFQNDVTAREEATQQLVSTLERITDGVAAVDHNMTFRYLNAAAANIAGQRPEDLIGHNMLTSFPDLADSAVVQAIEQSSTTGTIQTAVSHLKRLGKWVEVTAYPAADGVSVFVQDITAQYQAKEQQRGSYERFNTIFEAAPIAIIVARVSDHRYIDVNPTFLQQSGYHREEVIGRTPFDLDFWVNPLQFEDVGRTLQAEGKVLNREVQFRLKSGVVADSVLSVVSVTIGAEACFVTLIRDITQEKQARLLLVESEQRAHQLAVQLQRTLDLSLDMITTIGPRPKWSPSAPPASASWAMRPRN, from the coding sequence ATGACGACCAGCCCTATCTCACCAGGAGACCCCCAGCTCCTGCACCAGGCCATCGCGGCGTGCACGGTCGGCGTCATCCTGACCAACGCTCAACACGTCGATCACCCGATCGTTTATGTCAACCCAGCCTTCGAACGCCTCAGCGGTTACGCCGCTGCCGAGGTTCTGCACCGCAACTGCCGCTTCCTGCAGGGTCAGGATCGTGACCAGCCTCACCTGGAAGAAATCAGACAAGCGATGGCCGAGGAACGCAGCGTCACCGTCACCTTGCGTAACTACCGCAAGGACGGCACGCTGTTCTACAACGAGCTGACCGTCAGCCCAGTCCACGACGCTGCCGGCACCTTGACGCACTACCTGGGCTTCCAGAATGACGTCACCGCGCGGGAAGAAGCCACACAGCAGCTCGTGTCGACCCTCGAACGAATCACCGACGGCGTCGCCGCCGTCGACCACAACATGACTTTCCGTTACCTCAATGCGGCCGCCGCCAACATCGCTGGACAGCGTCCTGAAGACCTCATCGGGCACAACATGCTCACGAGCTTCCCTGACCTCGCCGACTCGGCGGTGGTGCAGGCCATCGAGCAGTCCAGCACTACCGGCACGATCCAGACCGCCGTCAGTCACCTGAAGCGGTTGGGCAAGTGGGTTGAGGTCACCGCCTACCCGGCGGCGGACGGCGTCTCGGTGTTTGTCCAGGACATCACTGCGCAGTACCAGGCCAAAGAACAGCAGCGGGGCAGCTACGAGCGCTTCAACACAATCTTTGAGGCTGCTCCGATTGCCATCATCGTTGCCCGAGTCAGCGACCACCGCTACATCGACGTCAACCCTACGTTTCTTCAACAGAGTGGGTACCACCGCGAGGAGGTGATCGGCCGCACGCCATTTGACCTGGACTTCTGGGTCAACCCGCTCCAGTTTGAGGATGTCGGCCGAACGCTTCAGGCAGAGGGGAAGGTGCTCAACCGCGAGGTGCAGTTCCGCCTGAAGTCTGGCGTCGTGGCGGACAGCGTCTTATCGGTCGTCTCGGTGACGATTGGTGCAGAGGCGTGTTTCGTCACACTGATCCGGGACATCACGCAGGAGAAGCAGGCCCGGCTCCTCCTCGTAGAAAGCGAGCAGCGCGCCCATCAGCTCGCGGTTCAGCTGCAGCGCACCCTGGATCTGTCGCTGGACATGATCACCACGATTGGCCCGCGGCCCAAGTGGTCACCGTCAGCGCCGCCTGCGAGCGCATCCTGGGCTATGCGCCCGCGGAACTGA